A genomic stretch from Oleomonas cavernae includes:
- a CDS encoding aldehyde dehydrogenase family protein: MRPTIFANVTNDMTIAREEIFGPVLAILPYKTEEEAIAMANDTVYGLSGYVQSGDIDHARKVAGRLRTGNVHLNGAGPTSPRPSAASNSRAMAASGASSASRNSSRSRPCWAGRPPDRHLIHAFQGTPAGFGGRFSLSPGRHKSELPPRII; encoded by the coding sequence GTGCGCCCCACCATTTTCGCCAATGTCACCAACGACATGACCATCGCCCGGGAAGAGATCTTCGGGCCAGTCCTGGCGATCCTGCCCTACAAGACCGAGGAAGAGGCCATCGCCATGGCCAATGACACGGTCTATGGCCTCTCGGGTTATGTCCAGTCGGGCGACATCGACCATGCCCGCAAGGTCGCCGGGCGCCTGCGTACCGGCAATGTCCACCTCAACGGGGCGGGCCCGACTTCGCCGCGCCCTTCGGCGGCTTCAAACAGTCGGGCAATGGCCGCGAGTGGGGCGAGTTCGGCCTCGAGGAATTCCTCGAGATCAAGGCCGTGCTGGGCTGGCAGGCCGCCTGATCGTCATCTGATCCACGCATTTCAGGGAACGCCCGCCGGTTTCGGCGGGCGTTTTTCTTTGTCCCCAGGGCGGCACAAATCCGAGTTGCCGCCCCGCATAATATGA
- a CDS encoding LL-diaminopimelate aminotransferase, with translation MDPEFHRIRRLPPYVFEQVNSLKAKARARGEDIIDFGMGNPDLPTPKHIVDKLVETVADPRTHRYSTSRGIPGLRRAQAAYYARRFGVELDPEREVIATLGSKEGLANLAQAITAPGDTILVPNPSYPIHPYGFIIAGAAIRSLPTGPDIDFLSVLERATRHSVPMPTALVLNYPSNPTAEVQGLDFYGPIVEFCRAKGIYILSDLAYSEIYFDGNPPPSILQVPGAKEIAVEFTSMSKTYSMPGWRMGFAVGNQKLVQALGRMKSYLDYGAFTPIQVASAAALNGPQDCVEEMRQIYKSRRDVLIKGLQEAGWNVPSPPATMFAWAPIPPAFAHLGSLEFSKLMLTEAKVAVAPGLGFGEYGDGHVRIALVENEHRIRQAVRNIKRFLGSADPQMPVGDNLAAMKKVVA, from the coding sequence ATGGATCCCGAATTTCATCGCATCCGGCGGTTGCCGCCCTATGTCTTCGAACAGGTCAATTCGCTGAAGGCGAAAGCCCGCGCCCGCGGCGAGGACATCATCGACTTCGGGATGGGCAATCCCGACCTGCCGACGCCCAAGCACATCGTCGACAAGCTGGTCGAGACCGTGGCCGATCCGCGGACCCATCGCTATTCGACCTCGCGCGGGATACCGGGCCTGCGCCGGGCCCAGGCCGCCTATTACGCCCGCCGCTTCGGTGTCGAGCTGGATCCCGAGCGCGAGGTCATCGCGACCCTGGGGTCCAAGGAAGGCCTTGCCAACCTGGCCCAGGCGATCACCGCGCCCGGCGACACCATCCTGGTGCCCAACCCGTCCTACCCGATTCACCCTTACGGCTTCATCATCGCGGGTGCGGCCATCCGCTCGCTGCCGACGGGTCCCGATATCGACTTTCTCAGCGTGCTGGAACGGGCGACGCGCCATTCGGTGCCGATGCCCACCGCCCTGGTGCTAAACTACCCGTCGAACCCGACGGCCGAGGTCCAAGGCCTGGACTTCTATGGCCCGATCGTCGAGTTCTGCCGGGCCAAGGGCATCTACATCCTGTCGGATCTCGCCTATTCGGAGATCTATTTCGACGGCAATCCGCCGCCCTCGATCCTCCAGGTGCCGGGCGCCAAGGAGATCGCGGTCGAATTCACCTCGATGTCCAAGACCTATTCCATGCCGGGCTGGCGCATGGGCTTTGCCGTCGGCAACCAGAAACTGGTGCAGGCCCTGGGCCGCATGAAGTCCTACCTGGACTACGGCGCCTTCACGCCGATCCAGGTGGCTTCCGCCGCCGCCCTGAACGGCCCGCAGGACTGTGTCGAGGAGATGCGCCAGATCTACAAGTCGCGCCGCGACGTGCTGATCAAGGGCTTGCAGGAAGCCGGCTGGAACGTACCGTCGCCGCCCGCGACCATGTTCGCCTGGGCGCCGATCCCGCCGGCCTTCGCCCACTTGGGCAGCCTCGAGTTTTCCAAGCTGATGCTGACCGAGGCCAAGGTGGCCGTGGCGCCGGGTCTGGGCTTTGGCGAATACGGCGACGGCCATGTCCGCATCGCCCTGGTCGAGAACGAGCATCGCATCCGCCAGGCCGTGCGCAACATCAAGCGGTTCCTAGGGTCAGCCGACCCGCAGATGCCGGTGGGCGACAATCTGGCGGCGATGAAAAAGGTCGTGGCGTGA
- a CDS encoding homoserine dehydrogenase, translated as MTEPLRLGIAGLGTVGGGLVRLLDAHGDRLALRTGRRIEIAAVCARDKTKDRGLGHALDGVRWHDDAVALARDAQVDVLVELIGGNGVAKDAVEAALSLGKPVVTANKALLAHDGLALARAAERAGVALNFEAAVAGGIPVVKALREGFAGNRINALFGILNGTSNYILTSMAATGASFESALAEAQALGYAEADPSFDVDGVDAAHKLSLLASLAFAAPVDFSAVYVEGIRRITALDISFAHELGFRIKILGIARATDHGLEVRVHPAMVPEGTALAHVDGVYNGVVIEGDFVDQMVFEGRGAGAGPTASAVMADIVDIALGLKLPLYGVPVDRLGQIAMASIDRRIGACYLRLSVVDRPGVIADIAAILRDEQVSIESLLQRGRAPGEAVPVVIVTHEVEEAAMRRALARMGALATVLEPPTMIRIEEIKRA; from the coding sequence GTGACGGAACCGCTGCGTCTGGGCATCGCCGGCTTGGGGACTGTCGGCGGGGGGCTGGTTCGCCTGCTCGATGCCCATGGCGACCGGCTGGCCCTGCGTACCGGGCGGCGGATCGAGATCGCCGCCGTCTGTGCCCGCGACAAGACCAAGGATCGGGGTCTTGGCCATGCCCTCGACGGGGTGCGGTGGCACGACGACGCCGTGGCACTGGCGCGTGACGCGCAGGTCGACGTGCTGGTGGAATTGATCGGCGGCAACGGGGTGGCCAAGGACGCGGTCGAGGCGGCGCTGTCCCTGGGCAAGCCGGTGGTGACCGCGAACAAGGCCCTGCTCGCCCATGACGGCCTGGCGCTGGCCCGCGCGGCCGAGCGGGCAGGGGTGGCGCTGAACTTCGAGGCGGCGGTGGCCGGCGGCATCCCGGTGGTCAAGGCGTTGCGCGAAGGCTTTGCCGGCAACCGCATCAATGCCCTGTTCGGCATCCTCAACGGCACCTCGAACTATATCCTGACCTCGATGGCGGCCACCGGGGCCTCGTTCGAGTCGGCGCTGGCGGAGGCGCAGGCGCTGGGCTATGCCGAGGCTGATCCCAGCTTCGACGTGGATGGCGTGGATGCCGCCCACAAGCTCAGCCTGCTGGCCAGCCTCGCCTTTGCGGCGCCGGTCGATTTCAGTGCCGTCTATGTCGAAGGGATCCGGCGGATTACCGCGCTCGACATTTCCTTCGCCCACGAACTGGGCTTCCGCATCAAGATCCTGGGGATCGCGCGGGCCACCGACCACGGCCTGGAGGTGCGGGTGCATCCGGCCATGGTGCCCGAGGGGACGGCGCTCGCCCATGTCGACGGGGTCTACAACGGCGTGGTGATCGAGGGGGATTTCGTCGACCAGATGGTCTTCGAAGGCCGCGGCGCCGGCGCCGGCCCGACCGCCTCGGCGGTGATGGCCGACATCGTCGATATCGCCCTGGGCCTGAAGCTGCCGCTTTACGGCGTGCCGGTGGATCGCCTGGGCCAGATCGCCATGGCGTCGATCGATCGGCGCATCGGCGCCTGCTACCTGCGCCTGTCGGTGGTCGACCGGCCGGGGGTGATCGCCGACATCGCCGCGATCCTGCGCGACGAGCAGGTTTCCATCGAATCGCTGCTGCAGCGGGGCCGCGCGCCCGGCGAAGCCGTGCCCGTGGTCATTGTGACCCATGAGGTGGAAGAGGCGGCGATGCGCCGGGCACTGGCGCGCATGGGCGCGCTGGCGACGGTGCTGGAACCGCCCACGATGATCAGAATTGAAGAGATCAAGCGCGCGTGA
- a CDS encoding Flp family type IVb pilin, which translates to MLRNLFVRFAMARSDERGATAIEYALIAALIAVAAIVGMELVGTEVNATFQNVANKL; encoded by the coding sequence ATGTTGCGCAATCTCTTTGTCCGTTTCGCCATGGCCCGCTCCGATGAGCGTGGCGCCACCGCGATTGAGTACGCCCTGATCGCCGCTCTGATCGCCGTGGCCGCCATCGTCGGCATGGAATTGGTCGGCACCGAGGTCAATGCCACATTCCAGAACGTTGCCAACAAGCTCTAA
- a CDS encoding aldehyde dehydrogenase family protein yields the protein MKEYLRFYIDGAWVDPVSPKTLDVINPANEEAFARISLGSAADVDKAVKAAQAAFESFSRTTKAERIDLLQSILGVYQKRYADFVEAISTEMGAPQSLSQAAQAATGVAHLAKLIEVLQGFEFQEVRGTTAISKEPVGVCGFITPWNWPINQIVCKVAPALAAGCTMVLKPSEIAPVNGLLFAEVLHEAGVPKGVFNLVNGDGPGVGQPLSSHPGVDMVSFTGSTRAGVLVAKAAADTVKRVHQELGGKSANIILDDADLKKAVVGGVRGVMGNSGQSCNAPTRMFVPAAKHDEAAAIAKAAAEQVKVGDPFAADTTMGPVVSDVHFKKIQGLIAKGIEEGATLVTGGLGLPEA from the coding sequence ATGAAAGAGTATCTGCGTTTCTATATCGACGGTGCCTGGGTCGATCCGGTCAGCCCAAAGACGCTCGATGTCATCAATCCCGCCAATGAAGAGGCCTTCGCCCGCATCTCGCTGGGTTCCGCGGCCGATGTCGACAAGGCCGTGAAGGCCGCCCAGGCTGCGTTCGAGAGCTTCTCGCGCACCACCAAGGCCGAACGAATCGACCTGCTGCAGTCGATCCTGGGTGTCTACCAGAAGCGCTACGCCGATTTCGTCGAGGCGATCTCGACCGAGATGGGCGCCCCGCAGTCGCTGTCCCAGGCCGCCCAGGCGGCGACCGGTGTCGCCCACCTCGCCAAGCTGATCGAAGTCCTCCAGGGCTTCGAGTTCCAGGAAGTGCGCGGCACCACCGCCATTTCCAAGGAGCCGGTCGGCGTGTGTGGTTTCATCACGCCGTGGAACTGGCCGATCAACCAGATCGTCTGCAAGGTCGCCCCGGCGCTCGCGGCCGGTTGCACCATGGTGCTGAAGCCCTCGGAAATCGCACCGGTCAACGGCCTGCTGTTCGCCGAAGTGCTGCACGAGGCGGGCGTGCCCAAGGGCGTGTTCAACCTGGTCAACGGCGACGGCCCCGGCGTCGGCCAGCCGCTGTCGTCCCATCCCGGCGTCGACATGGTCTCCTTCACCGGCTCGACCCGCGCCGGCGTGCTGGTGGCCAAGGCGGCCGCCGACACGGTCAAGCGCGTACACCAGGAACTGGGCGGCAAGTCGGCCAACATCATCCTCGATGATGCCGATCTGAAGAAGGCCGTGGTCGGCGGCGTGCGCGGCGTCATGGGCAATTCCGGCCAGTCGTGCAATGCGCCCACCCGCATGTTCGTGCCCGCCGCCAAGCATGACGAAGCTGCCGCCATCGCCAAGGCCGCGGCCGAGCAGGTGAAGGTCGGCGATCCCTTCGCGGCCGACACCACCATGGGCCCGGTCGTCTCGGACGTGCATTTCAAGAAGATCCAGGGCCTGATTGCCAAGGGGATCGAGGAAGGCGCCACCCTGGTCACCGGCGGCCTGGGCCTGCCCGAGGCCTGA
- the glpX gene encoding class II fructose-bisphosphatase encodes MATKKTTKAVEPVAGEAVTPVDRVLVLELVRVTEAAAISAAKLAGRGDEKAADQAAVDAMRTALNQMDIRGTVVIGEGERDEAPMLFIGEEVGSGKGPAIDIALDPLEGTTLTAKAAPNALAVIALADRGNFLHAPDVYMDKIAVGGGLPAGIVDLDRDPIDNVKALAKHKGVGLEEITACVLDRPRHAELIAKLRAAGVRIYLIPDGDVAGVIATADPDTGVDIYMGSGGAPEGVLAAAALRCIGGQMQGRLLFRNDEERARAKKVGITDLNKKYDLLELARGNVIFAATGVTSGSMLDGVKQTGGVTTTHSIVMRSKSGTVRWVKARHGHNK; translated from the coding sequence ATGGCCACGAAGAAGACGACCAAGGCGGTGGAACCGGTAGCGGGCGAAGCCGTAACCCCCGTCGACCGCGTGCTGGTGCTCGAACTCGTGCGGGTGACCGAGGCGGCGGCGATCTCGGCGGCCAAGCTGGCCGGTCGCGGCGATGAAAAGGCCGCCGACCAGGCGGCGGTCGATGCCATGCGCACGGCGCTGAACCAGATGGATATCCGCGGTACCGTGGTGATCGGCGAGGGCGAGCGCGACGAGGCGCCGATGCTCTTCATCGGCGAGGAAGTGGGCAGCGGCAAGGGCCCGGCCATCGACATCGCGCTGGACCCGCTGGAGGGCACCACGCTGACCGCCAAGGCGGCGCCCAACGCACTGGCCGTGATCGCGCTGGCCGACCGGGGCAATTTCCTGCATGCACCCGACGTCTACATGGACAAGATCGCCGTCGGCGGCGGCCTGCCCGCCGGGATCGTCGATCTCGACCGCGACCCGATCGACAATGTGAAGGCCCTGGCCAAGCACAAGGGTGTCGGCCTCGAGGAAATCACCGCCTGCGTGCTCGACCGGCCCCGCCACGCCGAGCTGATCGCCAAGCTGCGCGCGGCCGGCGTGCGCATCTACCTGATTCCCGATGGCGACGTCGCGGGTGTCATCGCCACGGCCGATCCCGATACCGGCGTCGACATCTACATGGGTTCGGGCGGCGCGCCGGAAGGCGTGCTGGCCGCCGCCGCCCTGCGCTGCATCGGCGGGCAGATGCAGGGACGCCTGCTGTTCCGCAACGACGAGGAACGCGCGCGTGCCAAGAAGGTCGGCATCACCGACCTGAACAAGAAGTACGACCTGCTGGAACTGGCCCGCGGCAACGTCATCTTCGCGGCGACGGGCGTCACCTCGGGCTCGATGCTGGACGGCGTCAAGCAGACCGGCGGCGTCACCACCACCCATTCGATCGTGATGCGCTCGAAATCCGGCACGGTGCGCTGGGTCAAGGCCCGCCACGGCCACAACAAGTAG
- the pap gene encoding polyphosphate:AMP phosphotransferase: MFESAEIGNRLQREVYDREMPRLRARLIELQGRLLARRKTEVVIVLAGADGAGRSETARVLSEWFDPRHVEVRPDEAPNCEAAARPPMWRYWQGLPAKGKIGIFFTGWYSAAIQARMARREDLVHFDADLESIKRFESMLVEEGALVVKFWFHLARKDQKERLQALESNPETAWRITKADWKRHRHYKRLRNIGERVVRETSTGVGPWFVVEGLDRDYCEVTVAQILVDEISRQFDRQDAEGRAKLKRRATDQPTPTTRVRGTTNVLSALDLKQPLDKDAYRSELAQWQGCLAKLSRSKGFHKRGALAVFEGYDAAGKGGAIRRVAEALDPRFYQIVPIAAPTEEERAHPYLWRFWRHVPAHGRLVMFDRSWYGRVLVERVDGFVPEPVWRRAYAEINEFEQELVDFGIVMAKFMLVVSPREQLHRFKEREKTDFKRYKITPDDWHNREMRPAYDEAVVEMMQRTSTEIAPWTLIEADNKYHARIKVLRTLVETIEQAG, from the coding sequence ATGTTCGAAAGTGCCGAGATCGGCAACCGGCTGCAGCGCGAAGTCTACGACCGTGAAATGCCCCGGTTGCGTGCCCGCCTGATCGAACTGCAGGGGCGGCTCCTGGCGCGCCGCAAGACCGAGGTCGTCATCGTGCTGGCGGGCGCCGACGGCGCCGGGCGCAGCGAAACCGCCCGGGTTCTGAGCGAATGGTTCGATCCGCGCCATGTCGAGGTCCGGCCCGACGAAGCGCCCAATTGCGAAGCGGCGGCCCGGCCGCCGATGTGGCGGTACTGGCAGGGGCTGCCGGCCAAGGGCAAGATCGGTATCTTCTTCACCGGCTGGTACAGCGCCGCGATCCAGGCACGCATGGCCAGGCGCGAGGATCTGGTCCATTTCGACGCCGACCTCGAATCGATCAAGCGCTTCGAGAGCATGCTGGTCGAGGAAGGCGCTCTGGTCGTGAAATTCTGGTTCCACTTGGCGCGCAAGGATCAGAAGGAACGCCTCCAGGCCCTCGAGTCGAACCCCGAAACCGCTTGGCGGATCACCAAGGCCGACTGGAAACGCCACCGGCACTACAAGCGCCTGCGCAATATCGGCGAACGGGTGGTGCGTGAAACCTCGACCGGCGTCGGCCCCTGGTTCGTGGTCGAGGGCCTGGACCGCGACTACTGCGAGGTTACCGTCGCCCAGATCCTGGTCGACGAGATCTCGCGCCAGTTCGACCGCCAGGACGCGGAAGGCCGGGCAAAGCTCAAGCGGCGGGCGACCGACCAGCCCACGCCGACGACCCGGGTCCGTGGCACGACCAACGTCCTCAGCGCCCTCGACCTGAAGCAGCCGCTGGACAAGGACGCCTACCGCAGCGAGCTGGCCCAATGGCAGGGGTGCCTGGCCAAGCTGTCGAGAAGCAAGGGCTTCCACAAGCGCGGCGCGCTCGCCGTCTTCGAGGGCTACGACGCCGCGGGCAAGGGGGGCGCCATCCGCCGGGTCGCCGAGGCGCTGGATCCGCGCTTCTATCAGATTGTGCCGATCGCCGCGCCTACGGAAGAGGAGCGGGCGCATCCCTACCTGTGGCGCTTCTGGCGCCATGTGCCGGCACACGGGCGGCTGGTGATGTTCGATCGGTCGTGGTACGGCCGGGTCCTGGTCGAGCGGGTGGACGGCTTCGTCCCCGAACCGGTGTGGCGGCGCGCCTATGCGGAAATCAACGAATTCGAACAGGAACTGGTCGACTTCGGCATCGTCATGGCCAAGTTCATGCTGGTGGTCTCGCCCAGGGAGCAGTTGCACCGCTTCAAGGAGCGCGAGAAAACCGACTTCAAGCGTTACAAGATCACGCCCGACGACTGGCACAACCGGGAAATGCGCCCGGCCTATGACGAGGCGGTGGTCGAAATGATGCAGCGCACCTCGACCGAAATCGCGCCCTGGACGCTGATCGAGGCCGACAACAAATACCACGCCCGAATCAAGGTGCTGCGCACCCTGGTGGAAACCATCGAACAGGCGGGTTGA
- a CDS encoding Flp family type IVb pilin, which produces MASVDRSMRVIPERSVARPGQCRAAREAGATAIEYAAIAALISIAGIAGMTLIGEDVIAFFDSIFNAFP; this is translated from the coding sequence ATGGCATCGGTTGATCGGTCGATGCGGGTGATTCCCGAGCGGTCCGTCGCAAGACCGGGCCAGTGCCGTGCTGCGCGTGAGGCCGGCGCGACCGCGATCGAATATGCTGCCATTGCGGCGCTCATTTCGATCGCCGGCATTGCCGGCATGACATTGATCGGCGAGGACGTGATCGCGTTCTTCGATTCGATCTTCAATGCGTTTCCGTGA
- a CDS encoding TIGR03862 family flavoprotein: MIGALPPHTAPHAVVIGGGPAGLMAAETILDAGYPVTLYDAMPSLGRKFLMAGKSGLNITHGEPIDRLLDRYGPARARLEAAIRAFGPAQIEAFAHDLGIETFTGTSGRIFPVGFKAAPLLRGWLHRLRAKGLLVKVRHRWTGWAEDGRLCFAAPAGPVAVQASAVLLALGGASWAKLGSDGRWAAAVTDRGVATTPFAAANCGFDTRWSEHFSGRFAGQPVKPVALTFQGQRLRGEFVVTAGGVEGGAIYALAAGLRQALDAGRPAVVDLDLLPERPAEAVAAALSRPQGRHSLANHLRRTLSIEGVRAGLVWELSTAEDRQDMGRLARRLKALPLCLTAPRPIDEAISTAGGISLEALDERWMLRAMPGTFCAGEMIDWDAPTGGYLLTACFATGRAAGQGVATWLAESR; the protein is encoded by the coding sequence ATGATTGGTGCCCTCCCTCCCCACACCGCCCCCCATGCCGTCGTCATCGGCGGCGGCCCGGCCGGCCTGATGGCGGCCGAGACCATCCTGGACGCGGGTTACCCCGTGACGCTCTACGACGCCATGCCCTCCCTGGGGCGCAAGTTCCTGATGGCCGGCAAAAGCGGGCTGAACATCACTCATGGCGAACCCATCGACCGGCTGCTCGATCGCTATGGCCCCGCCCGCGCCCGCCTGGAAGCCGCGATCCGCGCCTTCGGCCCGGCGCAGATCGAGGCTTTCGCCCACGACCTGGGGATCGAAACCTTCACCGGAACATCCGGCCGGATCTTTCCCGTCGGCTTCAAGGCCGCGCCGCTGCTGCGCGGCTGGCTCCATCGCCTGCGCGCCAAGGGCCTGCTGGTCAAGGTCCGCCACCGGTGGACCGGCTGGGCCGAGGACGGCCGCCTGTGCTTTGCCGCACCGGCCGGCCCGGTCGCGGTACAGGCCAGCGCGGTTCTGCTCGCCCTGGGCGGGGCCAGTTGGGCCAAGCTGGGCAGCGACGGCCGGTGGGCGGCGGCGGTTACGGACCGCGGCGTGGCGACCACGCCCTTTGCCGCCGCCAACTGCGGCTTCGATACGCGGTGGAGCGAGCATTTCAGCGGGCGTTTCGCCGGCCAGCCGGTAAAGCCTGTCGCCCTGACGTTCCAGGGCCAGCGCCTGCGGGGCGAATTCGTGGTTACCGCCGGCGGCGTCGAGGGCGGTGCGATCTATGCCCTCGCGGCCGGCTTGCGGCAGGCACTCGACGCCGGCCGCCCCGCCGTGGTGGATCTCGACCTGCTGCCCGAGCGCCCGGCCGAAGCCGTCGCCGCCGCCCTGTCGCGCCCGCAGGGGCGGCATTCGCTGGCCAACCACCTGCGCCGAACCTTGAGTATCGAGGGGGTCCGCGCCGGCCTGGTGTGGGAACTGTCCACGGCGGAGGACCGGCAGGACATGGGCCGCCTGGCCCGCCGCCTGAAGGCGCTGCCGCTGTGCCTGACCGCGCCGAGGCCGATCGACGAGGCGATTTCGACGGCGGGCGGCATCAGCCTCGAAGCCCTAGACGAGCGCTGGATGCTGCGGGCGATGCCGGGCACCTTCTGCGCCGGCGAGATGATCGACTGGGACGCCCCCACCGGCGGCTACCTGCTCACCGCCTGCTTTGCCACCGGCCGCGCCGCCGGCCAGGGTGTTGCCACCTGGCTGGCGGAAAGCCGGTAG
- a CDS encoding class I SAM-dependent methyltransferase: MSDVLTGLHHSLVFNRRTRVLAEAITPLLPAGRVLDVGCGDGTIDALIMRQAKADGRKVEITGIDVMVRPVTHIPVRPYDGRTLPAADGGADAVLFVDVLHHTDDALVLLKEAARVAPAVIIKDHFLEGLAAGPTLRFMDWVGNAGHGVVLPYNYWTRAQWLAGFAAAGLKIDTLIEKIPLYPFPASLLFSRGLHFIARLTRA; encoded by the coding sequence ATGAGCGACGTTCTGACCGGCCTGCATCACAGCCTCGTCTTCAACCGGCGTACCCGCGTGTTGGCCGAGGCGATCACCCCCCTGTTGCCGGCAGGCCGGGTGCTCGACGTCGGCTGCGGCGACGGCACGATCGACGCGTTGATCATGCGCCAGGCAAAGGCGGATGGGCGAAAGGTCGAAATCACGGGCATCGATGTCATGGTCCGCCCGGTCACCCATATCCCGGTTCGCCCCTATGACGGCCGGACCTTGCCGGCGGCGGACGGTGGCGCGGATGCCGTGCTTTTCGTCGATGTTCTGCATCACACCGACGATGCCCTCGTCCTCCTGAAGGAGGCGGCGCGCGTGGCGCCCGCTGTAATCATCAAGGACCATTTCCTCGAAGGGCTGGCCGCCGGGCCTACCCTGCGCTTCATGGATTGGGTCGGCAATGCCGGCCACGGGGTAGTCCTGCCCTACAATTACTGGACGCGGGCGCAGTGGCTGGCCGGTTTCGCCGCCGCAGGGCTGAAGATCGACACACTGATCGAGAAGATCCCGCTCTATCCCTTCCCCGCCTCGCTGCTCTTTAGCCGCGGGCTTCATTTCATCGCCCGCCTGACGAGAGCCTGA
- a CDS encoding class I SAM-dependent methyltransferase produces the protein MEILPVVDRRAFIEGNTRALAPPHTPEIRLYLADEAMDLWQKTEDELDRLGLPPPFWAFAWAGGQALARYILDNPALVAGKRVYDFASGSGVVAIAAMMAGASAVTATEIDEFALAAIGLNAGLNKVDLTITSGDAIGRLDLEQEVVLAGDVCYEKPMSDRVTDWLAQLAAAGKLVLIGDPGRSYLPRDRLEKLAEYQVPVSRALEDAEVKRTAVWCFR, from the coding sequence ATGGAAATCCTGCCCGTCGTCGACCGCCGCGCCTTCATCGAAGGCAACACGCGCGCCCTTGCCCCGCCGCATACGCCGGAGATTCGCCTCTACCTGGCCGACGAGGCCATGGACCTGTGGCAGAAGACCGAGGACGAGCTGGACCGCCTGGGCCTGCCGCCGCCCTTCTGGGCCTTCGCCTGGGCCGGTGGCCAGGCCCTGGCCCGCTACATCCTGGACAACCCGGCCCTGGTTGCCGGCAAGCGGGTCTATGACTTCGCATCCGGCTCGGGCGTCGTCGCCATCGCCGCCATGATGGCGGGCGCCAGCGCCGTCACCGCGACCGAGATCGACGAATTCGCTTTGGCCGCCATCGGGCTCAACGCCGGGCTGAACAAGGTCGACCTCACCATCACCTCGGGCGACGCCATCGGGCGTCTCGACCTGGAGCAGGAGGTCGTCCTGGCCGGCGACGTCTGCTACGAGAAGCCCATGTCCGACCGGGTCACCGACTGGCTGGCCCAGCTCGCCGCCGCGGGCAAGCTGGTCCTGATCGGTGATCCCGGCCGTTCCTATCTGCCGCGGGACCGCCTGGAAAAGCTGGCCGAATACCAGGTCCCGGTTTCCCGGGCGCTGGAAGACGCCGAGGTCAAGCGAACCGCCGTCTGGTGTTTCCGCTAG